ACCGTTAGTGTTAtggttgcaagaggatatgAACTTAACGAGCGTGTCTATTCATCTCTGCTACATGGACTTGCGTTATCTCAGAACAAGCTAATATCAATGGTTGAAGAGCTAGGTGGATCAACACGCGGAGTATATGGTTTCGTTGTCACACGTCTATGCAAAGAAGGAAGAATAGATGAGTCCAACGAACTGATCCAAACTATGCTCAAGATAGGTGTTTATAATGAGAAGGCGATAGACACTGTCATAGAATCTTACTGTGGCAGGAAGGAACAGAGCAAGTGTGTGGAGCTGATCACACTTGTTCTTGGAACCGGGTTCGTCCCGAGTTTCAGATCCTTCTGCTTAGTGATTCAAGGTTTGAAGAAGGAAGGAGAGAGTGAGCAGGCGCGTGAGCTGGTAATGGAGCTTCTGAGATCAAGTGGGGTTGTAGAGAAGAGTAGAATGTTGGATTATGTTGAGTGTTTGATGGAAGGAGATGGTACTGGTGATTGCAGTGAAGTTATTGATCAGTTGCACTTCAAAGAAAGACCTATCTTCTAAGTGTTACACTTTTAGATTTTTGTATAGCCATTTTTGGAAAATTCTTAATCTTTTGATTCCCAGTGTTAAAAGAGAACTGATTCATTCTACTTTTGGTCAATGATAATGACTGATGATGGGCTAAGCCCAAATATCACTTAAAGCCCATTCTTGGATTTTTTCtcattataaataattttttcccAGCTTCGGACCAAAGTTTCTGCTTTCTTGGTCGGggaattgagagagagagagagtcttcTTCTTGTTCAAGAACAGAcccatatatacaaataatacccgtgattttttaaaaagagagCATTACAGATACATACATAgaaggtatatatatacacatacccATATGCTAACACATGgggatttagagagagagagagaggagagataaTTTTCACTTTCTTCATTgtattttctcttctctctcttttctgaGATCTTccaatctctctctatctatctcTCTGCTGTCTTGTATATGATTATcaaattaagaaagaaaaaaatatttaaaactgttTCAATAAGAAGTACGCTGATTTTTCTATTTTCCGACAAGCTGAAAAAACCTTTCTTTCTAAAGTGAAgtttcgtgttttttttttgtctgaaaattTGATCCGACAGCTCTTTTTGCTATCTGGGTTCCCTTAAAGGTTTAGCCTTTCGTACTTCCACCTGCGCCAATTGCACTTGGCGATCGTCAAGGTTGGTGACTTTTTGGTCCGATTGGTTTTTATCTTATTAGGGTCTGATTGGGTCGCAACCCTAATTTTTGGATGTCTTATACTAATTAGGATCGTCCGTCCCTTGGAGATTAAACACTGATCGAATTGGGTTTCTTCACATTCAATAAAGAGGCCAACTTGTTGGCGGCTGCCTGCTGATAAAAGGTGCTTTTGAGCTGTTAACTCCTTAATCTGAGCTTAATCTGGAAATGATATCGATTTCTACTGGTGGCTTTGGCAGGTTAGCGACGGTTCCACGGTCAAGATAGGATTGAAGTGGTTTTATAgaaagttttggagtgattttGGTTGATATGGTGGGCTGGATCATAGTCTCTGATCTGGTCAGGTGCTACTGGGATAAAAGGATCGAGAAAGTAACGAGAAGAGTGGTTTAAAGTATATACCACTTTAAGGAACGTGAGGAAGAAGTGACATGTCTCGTTGCTTTCCATTTCCACCTCCAGGATATGAGAAGAAGATTAGAACCGATGAAGCAGACTCTTTGATAAAGGTTACCACATGCTAACTCATAGGATCTACTCTCCTTTGAATTTGTGGTCTTTCTGGTGTACTTTTGGAGAGTGACTAGTACTTAGGTAACACATGTCTTGCCCCTAGGCTCTTAGAAAATGATGAAGAAAACTTTACCACGAGACTGGAGTCTAATCAATATTTGTAAGATAATGGAAGAGAGTGGTGAATGGCCGAGTTCATGAGATTCTTTGTGTTGTCTCCTAGACTTTTAAAGAATTTATCTTGCAAATGTAGCTATAGTGAGAATCATGAATGCTGAAAGACATAAACGGGTAATAGAGAATCATAAACTCCAATGAATTGGCAAagatgagttaaaaaaaaaacctcccATCTTTTTCaacctttaaaataaaaagtagtaGCTTCTGGTCTGCCCTAGTTGTTCTTCCATTTCTCATTCTTATGATATTTTCTGGTATATAGCAAGCTTTGCCGGATCCTTGACTTAGAATGTTGAGGTGCTTACGTATTGAAGTAAATATTTGGTTTTGTAGCTAGTAGTTTTGGATGTTAGATAATATGGATTATTGGTGTATTTGACCTGAAGTTTACAGTCAATTAATATACTAATATCACTTGGAGGAATATGAGAATTTCTAGGAATACTTGCTTGTAGCATCTTGAGAAACTATTGTAATtgtaataatatatagttaGTAGCTTAAGAATTGGTGTAAAGCTAATAATGTATCAGACTAGGTATGTACTGGAGGTAATTAAGACTATGTATGTGCCTTTCTTTTAATCATCACTTATGTAAGTCTGATCCTTTTCTCCTGGGATTGAAACTGCAGGAAAAGCAAAAGAAGCACAAAAAGGAGAAGAAGGATAAAGAAACAAGCAAAGACAAGCACAAGGAACGTAAGGAGAAAAAGATAAACATAAAGATAGGAAAGACAAAGACCGGAATAAAGAAAAGAGCAGAACCTCAGAGGACAGAAAAGCTGCTGGTGTTCTGCCGAACACACAAGACGGAGAGAAGCTTGTAAGAGATACCTTGCAGAGTAATGGTAATGGAGAGTCTAAGTTTATACAAGACCTGGCAAGAAGGAtcagagatgaagaagaagctacaGAGAGTCAAAGCGGGGGAAAGATTAGGAATGATGATGAAAgaagaatcaataaaaatttTGCAATGGAGAGGAGGCCTGAAAATGTATCATCTTGCAGTGGTCAGAAAGGAACCGAGGAGGTCATGTTTAAACCATTGGAGAAGAAAGATCAGGCAAAGAAAATGGAACTACAAGAGAAGAATCACCGAAGAGGAAGTGTGATTGTGGCTGATATGCCACTGGATAGTAAGAAAACTGAACCGAAGTACACAACACATAGAGGTAGTAAAGAGGAGGAAACAGAGGCGTTAAACAAAACTGGTCAGGGCAAACCAAAAGATGTAGAGGAAGGGCCCAAGTTAAAGGAGAGACATGTAGATACTAGTAATTTTAGAAGGCAGGAGGACCTTTCAAGGGATAGCATTAAAAATCTTAGTTCAGAGGGCATTCTTGGCAAACGGAAAGATCTTGAGACAAATGGGTTCTTGCCTGGTGAGTTCTTATCATTACTCTTTTTATTTAATGGAATAAGTATACATTTATAGATGGTGGGTTCTTACTGTAGTGAGTCATGTTTCAAATCTTGACAATCTGTGTACTACTATTGTTTGTCTCTTagcacctttttttttaattgctatGCAGAGAATGGATCTAGGCCTAACAAGATGCTGAGGCCAGTTGCTTCTCCAGTATCATCCGTGGAAAATGGAAGAAAGTTGGGAGAATGCCAAACTCCTCTAAAACCTGTTACTGAGTTGCAAGGAACACTGTGTAATCCAGAGGCCAAGGAGCATAGAGTTAACGGTTTCATCAAGTCTCAAGAACCCAAAAGCCATCCAAGTATATCTTCTGTGAAAGCGAAGGAGAACGGTGAAGCATCCGCGAAAAAGCGGCCTCACTCGGACTTAAAGTATTTGGATCAGATACTGAATGTACCAGAAAGGGATGAGGTTGATGAAACTGAAGGACAAGAGTGGCTTTTTGGTCAGTCTGGTATGAAAGTATTAAAGAAGCCAAAAACAGATTCTACTACTACTGCATTGGATGAGACTCTGCAAGTCTGGAACCAGGCTCTTAGTATAGAATCTGCTGACATTGTAGCTCTTCCTTATGTTGTTCCATTCTAGTTCTGATGTTCATTCACTTTAACCAAGGAGAAAGATCGGTTTTAGCATTTCAATGAGCTTGGTGCATCTGGAAGGGATATGCTGAGAGGTATGACTGGTTTGGCTTCAGGAGAAGAGAGAGGCTTCTGTACTAGAACAAGTCAAGTCTGATTGTTGGAAATGAGATTTGAGACATTTGATTCAGTTTTGGTTTCCTGTTTCTATCATCAGAGTTGATGGGATTAGCATTAAGCTGTATATTAGAGAGGATATAGCAAAATAGAGGAGAGATCTTCCACTAATACATTACATTTTGTAGACTTTGTTTCCCCTTTTTGGGAGTCAAAACTATTATTCTTGGAATCCAAACAATTCTTCATCTTCATTTGTCAATGTCTCTGAGTTTAATGAACAAATAGAAGTGAAATGTAGTAAGACTCTAAAGATTGTGTTTGGAATTGATATGCTTCCAAAGTTTGGAGACTTGGAAGTGTGTTTATGATATAAagtagaaagaaaaaacaacaacaaacaaaacaagtaaacaCTCTCAAATAGGGGAGCTTGAATCTGCCTTACAATGCAGTAGTTGTTGTATGGATCTTGTCTAGAAACTCTGCTCTTGCTGAACTGTCATTACAAAACTGACCCAAAACCGCGATAGTTGCAGTGCTGCTACCAAACTTCTCAATCCCTCTAGAGATCATACAAGTGTGCCCTGCTTCCGCCACTACTATCACATCCCCACCAACAAGAGGGGACAGCTTCTCAGCTATCTGCCGTGTCATCCTCTCTTGCACTTGAAGCTTGAACCCGTAAAAATGCACAATAGACTTCACTAGCGAGCTTGCAATAGCGTTGGATCCTTCGGTGCAATAGTAGCCAACATGAACAACTCCGTAGAAAGGAAGCAAGTGATGCTCACACATTGACCAAAAAGGCATTTTCAGCTCACAGTGCAGCCTCTTCTCTCTGATATCTCCATTGGCTTTGACAGAGTTAAAGCCGTTTAGCAGCTTCATCTCGAGGTTAACGTTTTGGAAGTTCATCATCCAGTTAAGGAACCGAGAAGGTGTAGCAATGAGTTCTTTCCTCGATGGATCTTCTCCTAATGATCTCAGAATGGTAACAACCGCAGAAACCATTTCTTGATCTTCTTCAAGAAAGAGTTTAGACTTAACGCTCGGACACCACTCTTTCGCAGAGCCGTCAGCTATGCCTTTGAACTTCAAGAAACTCATAAACTCACCCCAAAGACTCGACCTTTCATCCTCGAAAACACCTGACCCGGAGGAAACCATTAGCTTCACAAAACCATCATGACTTGACGAGTCTACTAAGTCCAAGCTTGGGAAGTGAATGTGAGAGCATTGCAGAACAACAGCGACGCCAGACGGTTTGACCCAGTGCTGTAGCGCAGAGCATATCTCATCAGCCAAACGCTGAGGCTCCTGGAGCCGCTTGGCGAAAACGTCGGCCACTCTAGAGAACTTGCTCAGTCCCAAGACGCGCTGCTCGGATGGGACGTAGCCGATGTGACACCTGACGTGAAAAGGAAGCAAGCAAGACTCGCAGTAAGAGTAGTGGTCGAGGTCTCGAACTACAACGAGTCCTCCCACTCCTCCCGCTTGCCCAACTCCTGAATCTAGCCCTGCTTCTGGAAACAGAGCACTCTGTACATACTCCTTCACTTTTTGCTTATAACCtgagcaaaacaaaaaaataaaagaagccATCAGAGACTCAACCAAACCAAACATCAGTTAACTAACAAAGCCAAGCTGGATGAAACATTCGCTTATGCCcctaaatttatataaaaagaaaatattctatTGAAATCTATACTAATATTGCATCAATAACCtgagcaaaaacaaaaaaagccATAGAGACTCAACCAAACCAAACATAGCTAAGTAGAAAAGCCAAGCCGGATGAAACATTTGCCTATGCCcccaaatttataaaacaaaaaaatattttattgacaTCTATACTAATATTGCATCAATAACCTgagcaaaaaacaaaacaaaaaaagccATCAGAGACTCAACCAAACCAAACATCAGTTAAGTAAGAAAGCTAAGCCGGATGAAACATTCTTTAGGTCcccaaatttatattaaaaatatatattttattgaaatCTATACTAATATTGCATCAATAACCTGAGCAAAAACAAAAGATGCCATCAGAGACTCAACCAAACCAAACATCAGTTAAGTAACAAAGCTAAGCCGGATGAAACATTCGTTTATGTCCccaaatttatagaaaaaatatatattttattaaaatctatactaatattGCATCAATAATCTgagcaaaaacaaaagaagcCATCAGAGActcaaccaaaccaaacaaacatcAGTTAACTAACAAACATGGCCTGTTTTGAGCAAAGCCAGATGAAACATTCGCTTAGCCccaaatttatatagaattttttttttttattgaaatctATACTAAGGTTCTGGCAGAAACTAAAACAAAGGTTTCATTATAGAAAGGAACAGAAACCAACATGCATCAATAACTTTTAGAGCAGCTACTTACTTAGCTAGTGAATGTTATTGTGAATGTGCATACCTCTGGTGCCTTCACGAAGGGCCTTGGCGACGCGAAAAGGAGTCTTTTTGATGCCTTCTCTGTTGACATCTTCGTGAAGACCTTGCAGGAGAAGCTTGACGGCGTCTTGGATGGCTAAAGTCTCTGGTTGGTGCTCGAAGGGAAGCTCAAAGGAGCCGTTTTTCAATCCGATCTCGAGGTCTAGATTCAAAGGCCCTTCATCCAATGACCCCATCGAATCACACCACCGGATCCAATCGatatggaaataaaaaaatcactaatCGAATCCGAAATTTGAGATTTTTCCAGATGCCCACTAAAATTCACACGACATCTCgcgataaaaatgaaaactttgaaCCCAAATccgaagaaaataaaaatttgtttctgGGTAATGAATTTTCCGGGAAAACTAATAGTTTTCTCGGGAAATTTTTCAGAAACGAGGGGTTGCCGTTGATCCAGTAATATGTGGATTCGAAAACATTGTGATTCTCTAgctcattattattatttatatttataaagttaGTTGCCACCACTAAGTTCTGGCGTATTGGAAAGCGTAATTTTAAGAAGCAGCTTGcgagtctctttttttttttgttactactAGTTTAGTTTGTAATCTGTTAAAGTTATTCAAAGGCGGGGTAAGGCGGCGAGGACTTTTCTCTGTCTAATCTCTATCTCACCTAACCCTGTTTTgtcctaattttattttaaactattgTTTACTTAagtagattaatatttttttttcttaaagaagTTTTTCTCACCCAGtggattaattaaattatgtaggattatattttgatatctatgTTGAGGAACGAGCTATTTGCACTTTttatatgcttttttttttgtcaacttcacTTTTTATATGCTTGAATGAAATTTCCATCaattgaatatataaaaaaaataaaattaaataaattaaaaaatattaaattcggATCCAGTTTCTTTCCAGTCAGATCTCACATTAGATTTTGAATTACATATGCTAGATCTACTTAGGTGACGAAATTATTGTTAAACCCATAATGATTAGCAAAAGTCAAAAGGCAAATATGCACTAAGAAGTTGTACTATTTGATACACTCaactatatttcaaaaaataaataaaattgtaaggaacttttttttaaaaaagtaatcatatatcagtTTTTAGAATAAatgaatattgttttaaatgctTTCCATAATATGTTCATGAGTATAATGTTCAGTA
The Brassica napus cultivar Da-Ae chromosome A1, Da-Ae, whole genome shotgun sequence DNA segment above includes these coding regions:
- the LOC106389709 gene encoding GTP cyclohydrolase 1 — its product is MGSLDEGPLNLDLEIGLKNGSFELPFEHQPETLAIQDAVKLLLQGLHEDVNREGIKKTPFRVAKALREGTRGYKQKVKEYVQSALFPEAGLDSGVGQAGGVGGLVVVRDLDHYSYCESCLLPFHVRCHIGYVPSEQRVLGLSKFSRVADVFAKRLQEPQRLADEICSALQHWVKPSGVAVVLQCSHIHFPSLDLVDSSSHDGFVKLMVSSGSGVFEDERSSLWGEFMSFLKFKGIADGSAKEWCPSVKSKLFLEEDQEMVSAVVTILRSLGEDPSRKELIATPSRFLNWMMNFQNVNLEMKLLNGFNSVKANGDIREKRLHCELKMPFWSMCEHHLLPFYGVVHVGYYCTEGSNAIASSLVKSIVHFYGFKLQVQERMTRQIAEKLSPLVGGDVIVVAEAGHTCMISRGIEKFGSSTATIAVLGQFCNDSSARAEFLDKIHTTTTAL